The sequence TTGCCGCAGGGGCTGCGATCGCTAGAGTCCTGAAAGTACCGATGCCGGACTAACCAAGCGGGCACCTGTATCGACCCCGTCGCCCTGGCTCGGATACAGGCGCATTCGCTGGGAAGGCACAGTGATTTGCACCCGGCTGCCGGCGGCAATGGGCTTGCCTACCGGCAGACGAGCGTGGAGCAGTCTCCCAGAAGGGGTTTGGAGGCAGTACTTATACTCGCGGCCCAAAAACTGGCGATCGCGCACCACCACGGCCCCTGCAGCATCTTCCACCAGCGCAATATCTTCCTGGCGCACCATGAGATCAGCCGCAGTGGGGGCAGCCCCGTCGGCCTCTAGAGCAAAGCAGCCCACCTCGGTCTGCCAACCCTGGGCGCTGGGCTGGGCTGGTAAAAAGTTGGCCTGGGTCACAAACTCGGCCACAAAGCGCGAAGTCGGCTGGCCGTAAACTACCTCTGGGGTATCGATCTGCTCTAGACGGCCCTGGTTCATCACCGCCACGCGATCGGCCAGCGCCAAGGCTTCTTCTTGATCATGGGTGACAAACACCCCTGAAGCGCCCACCTGGCGTAAAATGTCGCGCACCTCCTGGCGCAGGTAGAGGCGTACCTGCACGTCTAGGTTGCTAAAGGGTTCATCAAGCAAAATAATTGCGGGCCGGGGAGCTAGGGCTCGAGCCAGGGCCACCCGCTGCTGTTGCCCCCCCGACAGCTCATGGGGAAAGCGATGCTTGAGCCCCTCTAGGCCTACCAGGGCGATCGCCGCTGCCGTTTGCTGCTGAATGTCCCCGGGCGATCGCGATCCGCGCCGAGACGACCGCTTGGCTCCGGGCCGCTGCAAGCCAAAGGCCACATTCTTTTCTACGGTCAGGTGCGGAAACAGGGCATAGTCTTGGAACACAATGCCCACGTCGCGCCGCTCAGGGGGTAGCCAGGTGGCTCCACCGACCGACTGCCCCGCCAAAAAAATAGCGCCCCCATCGGGCCGTTCAAACCCGGCAATCAATCGCAGTAGAGTGGTCTTGCCACAGCCCGACGGCCCCAGCAGCCCCAAAATTTCTCCCTGTCCCAAGGCCAAACTCACCCCGTCTACGGCAGGAGGCAGCTGGGGACTATAGCGTTTGGTAACAGCATCGAGGCGCAGAATATCGAGTGGAGTCATAGACAAGCAAGTTAAAGGGTCACAGGTAAAGGGCTACAGCCAATACAAGGCTATAGCAGCCGCTGTGAGCATCGTTATTGAAAATGCTATTCATCTAAATATACCGCCTGACGAGACAGCGATCGCTCGTTTGAAAACCGGCTAAAAGCACAGGGCAAAGCGGAGAACCGCCTCGTTGGGGCTATTCTGGAAGCCTCAGCAGCCTTCCCCACAGGGCAGCATCAAGCGTCAATTATCACCCATCACAGTCGTTTGAGCCTGTCCTGTAGGGGCACTCAGGGTGAGCATAATTCTTATTAAGAGCTGTGAAAACTCAAGTTCAGCTCACTCAGTTAGGCCAGGGTCAGGGCCGTCGTAATCGTCCAAACATCGACTAACAGCAGCAGCAGAGTGAACCCGAGCAAAATAAAATACATCCAGGGCTGGGCTAGGGGTTTGACATCCTGAGTGTCAAGACCGGTGTGGGTCTGCACCAACTCTACCAGCCGCGCAAACCCCGCCACCCGCATCGGCAGCAAGTAGGCCTGCTGATCGACTCCAACAAAATAGTAAACAATGCCCCCCTGCCCGGTAGACCGAGGTTTGAGGGCTTGGACATCGGCCCAAGCCAATTGCCAGCTGCTGCGAAACAGCCAACGAATCCAGGCTGGATAAGTCACTTGAATACCGTCGCTATCGACCTCAACCCGCTGACCTAGAGCACCATAAAGGCCTATGCCGCCCAGCAAAATCCCTGCTGTTAGCCCTAGCGGTGGCACGGCAGCCTGGGTAGCCTGAGCGAGAACGGGAAGTGGCCCCATCAGCGACAGATACAACAGCAGCAGCGTCAGGCGAATTAGCGGCGCAATTCGGAATACGTGACGCGTTAGGTCGGCGTTGCCCGCCTCTGAGGGAGCAGCCAGAGACGAAGACTCAGCCATAGCAGTAGATCGAGATGACATCAGCACAAGCGCAATTTGGGGCGGATTGGCTCGCTAACCCACCACGGGTTTTCGTGCCCAAACGTCTTTTTCGAGAATGCCGCCGTAGCCGTCATACAGCCTGGGCAATCTCACTTAGGCCTCAACTCATTACGGTAAATACTTTTGCACCACCTGCCAACCCGATAACCCCACCGCCACCAGCCCTAGCCCCAACACACCATTGAGCGTGACATGAAGCCGCCTGGCCCAGGGGCGCTCCGGCGAAATGCGGTTCGCACTCCAGGCCGAAATCAATACCAGCGCCACTACCGCCAGGCCAAATAGAAGATGTATGGAGTGCCCCAGACTGCCATACTCTCCCAGGGTGCCAACGATGCCGATGCTGAGCAACACCAGCACTAAGGTCACCATGCTTATACCCAGGCCCAGGTGCAACGGGCGCAGCCAGGCCGAGCGTTCTATGGGCTTAGAGCGGGTGTAGTATAAAACTCCGCCAGTAATGGCCAACAGACCATAGCCTGTCAACGTCAGCCCCATTGACCAAGCGGCAATGCGCCAGAGCCACAGAAATGATGGTAGGTTCACTGTCTTCCCTAAATGTCACCACCAGCGATGTGCCGGTGGCCCAGAAGAGGCAGGCAACCTACCTTCAACATACTGCTCAGGCTCGACAGCCATGCCTTGGGCACCACTCGCTAGACCCCCAATGTAGCAGGCTAGCTAGCCGGCGACACAGCAACTGCTGCTGGTGGTTCACTGAATGGCTCAGCTAGTCGACTGGCTTCAAGCTCGGCCCCTGGGGCAGGCTCAAACGTCGATGACTCAGGGGCCTCTACCTCAAGCCGTTCGCAGGGAATGCTGTCGGACAAAATAGCACTGGCCATCATGCCGGTGTGAATCTCTAAGATTGCCTTTGAAACGGTTTCAAAGAGCAATCGCTGACCTGGAAAAACCACCCGTTCAAAGTACCAATCCGGCACGTTGGTAATGCGAGCAACCTGAATCTTACTGGTGGCATTGATGTAGCAACAGAGAATCTGACTCTGTCCATCAGAGGGAAGGGGATCAAGGATTTGTGCCATTGATGCTTTACGGCAATACTGCAAGAATCACTACGCAGAGCGTAACACCTTGCGATCCCCGGCTGTTGTAAAGGCGACTACCAACCCCCCCAACCTCTTCATTATTCAGAATATTTAGACACACTGCTTTAGACTTCGCAATGACGTCCGCTCAGCAGGTGTTTTTAGCCTTTCCCCGGTGCTTAGCTCCAAGCAAATCTTGCTCTTAGCACTCCACTTATCAAAATCTATCTATCGGATGAAAGTTTAATAGTGTTTTTATACCATGGCTAGAGGATTTTATTTCTTTTCTGTCCCTCAGATCGATAGCCTCGTTGGTATACCTGCACACTCAGCCGAGTGTGTGGGTTTGTCGTTGTTAAGTTAGCAGATGCCGATTGAGTGAGGTCTATAGGTCAGGCATTAGGTCGAAGAGATTTATGCTCTGGCTCAACCCAAGCGAAGGGACGGTGTTATCGTAAAGATATATATCAAGACTGAGAAGCTATCCAGCCTGAGAAGCATGTCTTTTTCCACCGCCAGCCAGGCCCGTGTGCTCTACGTACGGCTACCCTGCAATCCCATTTTTCCCATTGGCGTGGTTTACTTAGCCGACCACGTGCACAAGCTATTTCCTGCTCTAGAACAGCGAATTTTTGATCTAGGGGCCGTGCCTCCCCTGGACTATGGTGCTGCTCTCGATCGCTGCATTGATGACTTTAAGCCCACCCTGCTGGTGTTTTCCTGGCGGGATATCCAAATTTTTGCGCCGGTGGGCGGGCGCGGCGGCAACCCGTTACAAAAC is a genomic window of Nodosilinea sp. E11 containing:
- a CDS encoding DUF1830 domain-containing protein produces the protein MAQILDPLPSDGQSQILCCYINATSKIQVARITNVPDWYFERVVFPGQRLLFETVSKAILEIHTGMMASAILSDSIPCERLEVEAPESSTFEPAPGAELEASRLAEPFSEPPAAVAVSPAS
- a CDS encoding DUF4079 domain-containing protein; translation: MNLPSFLWLWRIAAWSMGLTLTGYGLLAITGGVLYYTRSKPIERSAWLRPLHLGLGISMVTLVLVLLSIGIVGTLGEYGSLGHSIHLLFGLAVVALVLISAWSANRISPERPWARRLHVTLNGVLGLGLVAVGLSGWQVVQKYLP
- a CDS encoding ABC transporter ATP-binding protein; translated protein: MTPLDILRLDAVTKRYSPQLPPAVDGVSLALGQGEILGLLGPSGCGKTTLLRLIAGFERPDGGAIFLAGQSVGGATWLPPERRDVGIVFQDYALFPHLTVEKNVAFGLQRPGAKRSSRRGSRSPGDIQQQTAAAIALVGLEGLKHRFPHELSGGQQQRVALARALAPRPAIILLDEPFSNLDVQVRLYLRQEVRDILRQVGASGVFVTHDQEEALALADRVAVMNQGRLEQIDTPEVVYGQPTSRFVAEFVTQANFLPAQPSAQGWQTEVGCFALEADGAAPTAADLMVRQEDIALVEDAAGAVVVRDRQFLGREYKYCLQTPSGRLLHARLPVGKPIAAGSRVQITVPSQRMRLYPSQGDGVDTGARLVSPASVLSGL